A window of Cryptomeria japonica chromosome 3, Sugi_1.0, whole genome shotgun sequence contains these coding sequences:
- the LOC131078622 gene encoding pathogenesis-related thaumatin-like protein 3.1: MRVSFPLSKWIPNFPLNKQSFYQHKHSLRLTMAGAIAVSIAFITTFSIFLQGMEVRAATFDITNQCPYTVWAAASPGGGQQLDQGQTWTIDVAKGTTQGKIWGRTGCSFDASGRGSCQTGDCNGMLSCQGFGQVPATLAEYSLNQYQNFDFYDISLVDGFNVPLSMTPTSTNPNCMGRITCLSDIISMCPAELKVNGGCKSACARYNTAQYCCTGASANNCGPTNYSKFFKGQCPQAFSYAKDDATSTFPCPTGTNYKVVFCDEADSLPGIYLYITINIKE, from the exons ATGCGCGTCAGTTTCCCTCTGAGCAAGTGGATTCCCAATTTTCCTCTAAATAAACAATCATTCTACCAGCATAAGCACTCACTACGATTAACAATGGCTGGAGCAATAGCAGTTTCAATTGCTTTCATAACAACTTTCTCTATTTTTCTCCAAG GAATGGAAGTGAGGGCGGCAACATTTGATATCACAAACCAGTGCCCGTACACGGTGTGGGCGGCGGCAAGTCCAGGTGGAGGGCAACAACTGGACCAAGGGCAGACCTGGACCATCGATGTTGCGAAGGGAACAACGCAGGGCAAAATATGGGGACGCACGGGCTGTTCCTTCGACGCAAGCGGTCGGGGTAGCTGCCAAACGGGCGACTGCAATGGCATGCTCAGCTGCCAAGGCTTCGGCCAGGTGCCTGCGACCTTGGCCGAATATTCCCTCAACCAATATCAGAATTTTGACTTCTACGATATCTCTCTCGTCGATGGCTTCAACGTGCCTCTTTCCATGACTCCCACTTCTACAAACCCTAACTGCATGGGGAGAATTACATGTTTGAGCGACATTATTTCCATGTGTCCTGCTGAACTGAAGGTGAATGGTGGATGCAAAAGCGCGTGCGCCAGATATAATACGGCCCAATACTGCTGCACAGGAGCATCTGCCAACAACTGTGGCCCAACCAATTACTCCAAGTTTTTCAAGGGGCAATGCCCCCAGGCTTTCAGTTACGCCAAGGATGATGCCACCAGCACCTTTCCTTGCCCTACCGGAACCAACTACAAAGTCGTCTTCTGCGATGAAGCTGATTCCCTTCCCGGTATCTATTTATATATAACTATAAATATAAAGGAATAG